The genomic region TCTCGGCGCGGGCCTTGGCGGCGGAAGTTCGAACGCCGCGGCGGTTCTCGTGGGCCTTAACAGAGTTCTCAGGAACTTTGCTGACCGGGACCTGCTGCGGATGGCTGCGTCTCTGGGTGCGGATGTCCCATTTTTTATAAGATGCACCTCTTCGTTTGTCGAGGGAGCGGGAGAAGAGGTAACGGTACTTTCGGATTTCCCGCTTCTTCACTACGTTATCCTTTTCCCGGGCAAAGGCCTCTCCACCGGGGAAGTTTACGACAAGCTGGAACTTCCCGAGCAGCCGCCCGAGGGAGTCGACCCTGCTTTCTTGGTAGAGCGGTTCCGCGACGGCTTCCCCCTTGAAAACGGTCTTGAGGATGCGGCTTGCGGGATTTTGCCCGACATTCTTTCCTTCAAGGAGATTTTCCGGTCGCTCGGGGCTAGCTTCGTGCTGGTCTCCGGGAGCGGATCTTCCGTTTTTTCAGTTTTCCGCGAGCGCGGGGAAGCGGAGGAAATCTACGAATACCTGAGGACTTCTTCACAATTTGACGTTTTTCTGGCCCAGGGGATAAGCGGCTGGCATTTCCTTGCGGACTGAATCCTTTAGATGAGCCGCTCGTTGACGATCTTCCCCCTTTGTTACGGCTAACCGCTTTATATTTTCCTGGAACAATCTAAATATCTGTTCTGCTTGCAAAAATGGGGTAGTGAAAGTAAAATGGCTAAGAGCGAGAAAAAGCTGATCAGAACCGGAAAGCTGCCCTGATTTAAACCAGTCTTTAGAATGAAAACAGCACTCTTGGGAAAACTTGGAAATCGCCTCGGAAACAGGGGTAATCACTTGATACGCATTGGAAGCAAGGCCGCTAGGGCCCTGGATGTGTCACGCGTTTTCGTTGTGGCCGCGGGATTTCTGTTTGGGCTTTGGCTGATGGGTGCACCCGCAGAGGTAAACACTCAGGAAACTGTTTCTGATGGCGACCTCCGGTTGGTGGATATAACTACCGGCGAGGTAGTGAGCCTCATTGTAACTCCGGCACCTTCGGGCAGGCTTGAAATATTCGATGATCCAGACGGCGACGGTGCCGGCGAATGGAAGGGCATATGCGATGATGGGTTGGAGACTCTGGGAAGAGAAGAGGACAACAATATCCGGGTAGTCGGCAGGCAGGAGGCCGAGGTCGCTTGTCGCCAGCTTGGTTTCTCTGGGGGAACTCCGCTTACCAAGCTTGCGGTGCCGGATGACGCTGCGGGAGATGGCGAGGCTCCGTTAGAGTATTACTTGCTTGACGATCTTGAATGTTCGGGATCTGAAGCAAGGATATTTGGCGAGGACAAGTGCAAGCATTTGCAGCGCGGAGAGAACAACTGCGGTGCCGATGAGGCTTTCGGTGTTGCCTGCGAAGCCGCGACTTCGAACAACGACGCCGTCGGGCAGATTGCGGTCAGGGGTACCGAAACGAAAACCGGGGTTACGGTGGCTGCGGATCACTCCGGTATAACTGACGAGGACGGCAAGCCGGCGGAGGAGGGTTCCTTTGCCTATCAGTGGATTAGGGTTGATGTTGCTTACAACGAGACTGAAATTCCAAGTGCGACGAGTTCCACCTATGTTTTCCAGTCCATAGATGAAGAGAACTGGGTCAAAGTGAGAATCAGATTCACCGATGACGAGGACAATTCGGAGGAAGTTACAAGCTTTGAGGTAGGGCCGATTTACCCTGATCTGCCCGACGGTAGCCTGCGATTGATCTCCACCACCGATACGAGTACAGGTGAAACTTCGGGTTCCAGCTCGGGGATGCTTGAAATATTTGATAATGAGACAAAGCAGTGGAAGGGGATATGTGATGACGGGTGGGGCACAGAAGAGGCAGAAGTCGCGTGTAGGCAGTTAGGCTTGTCCGGAGGCACCGCGGAGACGAATATAATCCGGATAGGATTGCCTCCGCTTCTTTTCCTGCTTGATGATGTAGACTGTGGCGGTACCGAAACCATGCTGTTTGAGTGCGGGCATGCGGGATTTGGAGTCAGCGACTGCACTTCATGGGAATACGCGGGCGTCACTTGCGAGGCTGTTTCTGACTCTCAGTAAATTCTCTTTCCGAATGGGGCGTCGTCTAACGGCAGGACACCGGGTTTTGGTCCCGGTAGTGGGGGTTCGAGTCCTCCCGCCCCAGCCAAAAAGACGGTTCAAGTACCGTGCCAAGAAATTCTCTTAAAGGACTTAATTCTTCCCAGATCGAGGCCGTAACCCACGGAGAAGGTCCGCTGCTTGTGCTTGCGGGCCCAGGTTCTGGGAAAACCAGGGTAATAGCCCACCGCATTGCCTACCTGATAAATGACCTATCTGTTTCTCTCGGAGAGATTCTGGCCGTGACTTTTACCAACAAGGCGGCTGCGGAAATGAAAAAAAGAGCAGAAGAACTGGCAGGTGAGTGGACAAGCGGCATTTGGATCGGCACCTTCCACTCGATTTGTCTTCGGATTCTCAAGATGGAAGTGGATTTTCTTGAGGACTACACAAAGGATTTTGTTGTCTACGATCAGGACGATCAGCTGGGCCTGCTAAAAAGCTGCATGAAAGAGCTTGACTACGGAGAGAGCCTTTTTTCGCCCAAGGGTGTACTTTCCGAGTTTGACGCCGTTGAGAACAGAGGGGACGTATCTTTCAGGGACGATTTTTACGGCCGCGCACTCAGGGAGCTTTATGATTTTTACAAAGATGAGTTAGTGAAGCGAAACGCCATGACGTTTAACGACCTGCTTCTTCAGGCAAACAGGCTTCTTTCTGAAAACGAGGGGGTTCGCGTTCGTTATCAGGACAGATTCTCTCATGTGCTTGTAGACGAATACCAGGATACAAATGTTTCCCAGTACCGCTTCGCCAAGATTCTCTCGCAGCGCCACAGGAATCTTTTCGTGGTGGGTGATGACAGCCAGTCGATTTACGGATGGAGAGGAGCCGACATAAACAATATTCTCAATTTTGAAAGAGACTTTCCCGGGGCGAGAGTCGTTAAGCTTGAGCGCAATTACCGCTCGACCTCCACAATACTCGGCATCGCGAACTCGGTGATAAAGAAAAATCTGGGGAGAAAGGGAAAAAACCTCTGGACCGAAAATCCTGCGGGAGAAAAAGTGGTGGTTTTCAAGGCCGGCGACAATTCAGACGAAGCACGCTTTGTTGCGGAGCGGGTTTCGCATCTGGTCGAGTCCGGGAATTTCACCTGGGGTGATGTGGCGGTTTTTTACAGGGCCAACTTTCAGTCAAGGGTTATTGAGGAGGGTCTCAGCGCACAGAGAATTGCCTACAGGATCGTGTCTGGGGTCGGCTTTTATCAAAGGGCTGAGATAAAAGATATAATCGCTTACCTGCGGCTGATTCAAAACCCGAGGGATAATGTCAGCTTTGAGCGAATAGTCAACGTTCCGCCGAGAAAAATAGGGGAAGTTACGCTTCGGAAATTGCGCGAGATCTCAGGAATCGGCGGATTCGCTCTTATGGACGCGATTGAATACTGCCAGAAGCAGGAACTTCTGTCTGGACAGGCTCTGCGTGCACTCTCCCGATTTCTCGACATGATAAGGGAGTTTGGTTCGGTGGCGCAAGACCAGCCTGCGGCAAAAGTGATCAGTACTCTTCTGGAGCGTACCGGTTATCTGGATTACTTGGGAAAAGAGCATCACAGGATGGAGAACGTAAAGGAGCTCTTGAACGCGGCCGAGGGCTTGGGGGAAATGACCCTTTCTGATTTTCTCGACCTAGTGTTGCTCGCTACGGATGAGGACAGGGGTGATTCTGGAGGGGAGAAGGTTTCTCTCATGACAATCCATGCGGCCAAAGGGCTTGAGTTTCCCGTGGTGTTCGTGGTCGGGGTAAACGAGGGCCTGCTTCCTCACCAGAGATCCATGGACAGCTTGGAAGGGCTTGAGGAGGAGAGAAGACTTTTTTATGTTGCGGTTACCCGCGCCAAGCGGTTGCTCCATGTCAGCTATGCTTCTTCGAGAGCCACTTCGGGCGGCGTGTACGGAGCCCGAAGATCACTCTTTCTGGATGATCTCCCGCCGGAGTATGTAGTCTACGAATCCCGCAGAAAAGATTTTTCCGGCAGCGAAAGCGATAGTTATTCCGATTTGCCTCCAGAAAAACCGTCGCGTGAGCCCGAAGATGCCGATTGTAGCTTAAGGCCCGGCCAGAAGGTTACCCACACGATTTTCGGCCCCGGGGTCGTTAAACGGATCGATGGAAAGGGAAATGAGGCCGTGGTCACGGTTGTTTTTTCCGTATCCGGCGTGAAAAAAATCCTCGCGAGCTATCTTACCGCCTAGGAGAGGCAACTTACTACGAGGTCCTTTGCCCACTCTGGGGAGGGGGCCGCATAGCTTTCGTGCTCCGGCTGATCCGAGAAGGGGTTCTCAAAGATCTTCCTTACTTTTTCTATCTCCGAGTAGTTTTCTTGCTCCAGAGCCTCCTTTATGGCGGTTTCCATTAGATAGTTTCTCAAGACGTACTTGGGATTAACTGAATCCATGAGCTCTTTTCTCTCGTGGTCGGGAAGCGAATTTTCCCGAAGCTCTCCGGCGTACTCAGAGAACCACTGCCGCCACTTCTCGGATGTTTCGGAGAGTTCTTTTAGCCATGGATTTTCCCCGAAAGAGCCGTCACACCCTACGTCCGAGATATTTCTAAGAAAGATATGGTAGTCCGTATCGGATTCAGCGAGCATGCCTAGAGTTTTTTCGATGAATCGCAGAGATTCCTTTTTTTCTTCTTCAAAACCGAACTTGCGCAGCATGAGATCCCTGTAGGTTGCAGAAAACGTCTTGTTGTAGGCCTCAATCGCGTTCTGGGCCTGCTTTTCATCCACCAGAGCGTCAAGACATTTTACGAATTTCTCGAGGTTCCACCGCGCGATCGCGGGCTGGTTTGCGTAGCTGTACCTGCCGAAATGGTCCGAGTGGTTCGGTACATAGTCCCTGTCAAACATCTCCAAAAATCCATACGGTCCGTAATCGAGAGTGAGGCCCGTTATAGACATGTTGTCGGTGTTCATTACTCCGTGTGTGAAGCCGAAAGCCTGCCACTTTGCGATCGTGGACGCTGTTCTCTCGGCAACGGCACGAAGAAAAAGCCCGTAGCCTTCTTTTGTCCGGCGAGGGATTTCGGGGTAGTGGCGGGCGATTACGTAATCCGCGAGTATCCGGATGTTTTCCTCCTGTCCCAAGTGATAAAAGCCTTCGAACGAACCGAAGCGCACGTGAGTCTCCGCCACCCGGAGCATCATCGCTGCGGGCTCTTTGGTTTCCCTCTCGATTTTCTCCGTGCTCCCCACTATGCAAAGCGCCCTTGTGGAGGGAATTCCCAGATGATGGAGAGCCTCGCTTCCCAGGTATTCCCTTATGGAGGACTTGAGCGTGGCTCTTCCGTCAAAGCCTCTTGAGAATCTGGTCGCGCCGCATCCCTTGAGGTGAAGATCCCATCTGCGGCCGCGCTCGTCGATTATCTGCCCGAGCAGAAGAGCTCTTCCGTCTCCAAGGTGCGGGTTGTAGACGCCGAACTGCCATCCAGCATAATACATTGCCAGAGGGTCTGCGCCCGCAAGAGACCTTTTCCCGCAGAGGTACTCGGCCGCAAGGGGGTTTTGCCCTTCGCTGGGATCTACGCCCAACTCCGTTGCTAGGTTCCCGTTAAACGCCACCATGTGGGGTTTTTGGAAGGGAAGCGGGTCTTTTTTTTGGTAGAACTCGGGTGGTAGTTCCGCGTAGGCGTTTTCAAAGCGAAGATCTGTTATTTTCCTCATCTTGGGGCATCCCCTGCCGCTTGGTTACTGGATTATATTAGCAGAATACAGGGAGCCGGGAAAAGTTCCGGTCGTTGTGGATGGGATATCCACTAGTCCTATAAGGAAGTATAATATTCTCTGGAGAGAGCATGAAGTACAGAAAAAACAAGATAAAAACCGAACATTCGATAATAAAAGGACTACGGCGTTTTCTCGAGGACAACATCTCGGACCTTGACTACGTGACGGGAATCATTCCCGGGGAGATAAAGGTCGGCCGTGCCACCGGGGAGAGACTCGCGGTGAGCTACAAGTACAGCACCCGAAGCGGTGCCAAGCTCATAGCGAGAAGCGGCACCTCGGTGCAGGAGGTGTTCATCATCACGAACAACCCCGAGGAGCTGAAAACGGTTATAGAGCTTTCAGGCAAATGAGCTTTCCCTGAGAGTCACTGCGCCTTCCCCGAGTAGCCCCTCCACGTTTTCTATAAGCTCATCCCCGAAGTCAACCTTGCAGTTTCCGACTCTCAAGACGGCCTCTGAGTGGTCGGTTTTCATATCTATTATCACGGTTGAGCCTCCCGGGAATTTCTCGAGTATCTCTCTCAGGCTGAGAATGCTCTGTTCGCTAGCGGATTCAGAAGAGATGCTTATGCAGACCGCGGAGTTAGTTCTGGCTTCCTTGAGCGAGGAAATATCGCTTGCCAGAAGGCGTATCTTCTCATCCGAGACTTCAACCCTTCCCTTGACTATTATCGGCTCGACCTTCTGCTCCAGGAGCACCCGCGACTTCTGAAGGGTGTCGTTAAAAACGATTGCTTCGGTTAGGCCGTTTAGATCTTCAAGGGTCAGGTAACCGATAAGGCTGGTTCCCTTTTTGGTGTTTTTGATCTCGATTGATCTCACCACACCGGCTATTCTCACTTCCGAGCCGTCTTTTGCCTGCTTTATGGATTCTGCATCGTGAAGGAGACTGTATTTTTCAAGCTCGGAAGAATACTTTTGGAGAGGGTGGGAGGATATGAAAAACCCGAGCACATCAAGTTCGTTCTCGATCCTGATGCGGTTGTCCCATGGTTCTCTTTCCGCAAGCGTCGGGGCTGCCACGGAATTTGGAAGGTCAAACAGCATTCCCTGTCCGTTTGCCGAGGTGTGTTGCTTTATGGAGTTGTAGCCCAGCAGGGACTCGCAGGAAGCAAACAGCCGTGCCCTGTTGGATTCGAGGGAATCGAACGCTCCTCCTCTTATCAGGCTTTCAAATGCCTTTCTGTTAAGTTTTCTCGAATCCACTCTGGCGCAGAAGTCAAAGACGGATTCGAATTCCCCGTCTTTTTCCCTGCTGCTGACTATTTCCTCTGTCAGGCTGTCGCCGACGTATTTGATCGCTGTGAACCCGAACCGTATTTTTCCTTCCGAAACCGTAAATCCCGAGGAGCTTCGGTTTATGTCGGGCTGCAGCACGTCGATTCCGAGTTTTCTGCATTCTGTTATGCCGGAGATCACCTTGTCCATGTTATTAGCCTCTACGGACATGAAAGCGGCCATGAATTCGGCCGGGTAGTGTGCCTTTAGATAGGCTGTCTGGTAGGTGATCATGGCGTAGGCGGCGCTGTGGCTCTTATTGAAGGAGTACTCGGCGAATTTTTCCAAGGTGTCGAAAAGCTCGGCGGCTTTTTTAGGCTCGATGCCTTTTTTCTCTGCTCCCGTGAGAAACCTTTTGCGCTGGGCTCTCATTTCGCTTGATTTCTTTTTGCCCATGGCCCTTCGAAGAAGATCCGCTTCTCCCATGGTAAAGCCCGCGAGCTCGCTTGCCGTCTGCATTATCTGTTCCTGGTAAACGAAAAGGCCATAGGTCTCTCCCAGTATTTCCTGGAGCGCCGGGTGAGGGAAATCCACCTTTTCCCCGCCTTTTCTCCGGGTGAATTCTTCCGCCATGCCGCTGTCAAGAGGACCGGGACGGTAAAGCGCCAGAGCGGCCGTTATGTCCTCGAACTCCGTGGGCCGAAGTCTGGCGAGAAGGTCTTTCATTCCCGATGATTCAACCTGAAATATTCCCATGGTCGCGCCTTCGCGCAGCAGAGCGTAGACCTTCGGGTCGTCAAGGGGAACCTTGTCCAGATCAAATTCTTTTTCATTCTCCCGGACGTACTTTACCGCCTTGTCGATTATGGTAAGGGTCTTTAGTCCGAGGAAATCGAATTTCACGTACCCCAGCTTCTCTATAGAACTCATGTCGAACTGGGTCACGATCTCGTTTTTGCTCCCCTTGTAAAGGGGGATGTAATCGGCAAGCGGTTCGTTCGATATCACGACTCCCGCGGCGTGGGTAGAGGAATGGCGCACCATGTTCTCAAGCGATCTCGCCAGCTCCACCACTTCGGCAAGCTGCTTGTTCTCGGAGAGGCGCTCTTTTATTTCCTTTACCCTGTTTACGGCCTCCTCTATGCTGAACACCTTTCCCCGGAAAGAGGGAACCAGTTTCGAGAGCCGGTCGACTTCGGAGTACGCAAGTCCCATGACTCTCCCCACGTCTTTTATCACGGCTTTTGAGGACATGGTTCCGAAGGTGCCAATCTGGGCCACCTTGTCCGCCCCGTATTTCTCCGTCACGTATCTTATGAGTTCATCCCGATGCTCCCCGCAGAAATCAACGTCTATATCCGGCATGCTTACCCTCTCGGGATTAAGAAACCTCTCAAAAATAAGGTTATGCCTTATGGGATCCATAGCCGTTATGCCTAGGGCGTAGGCGACTAGGCTCCCTGCTGCGCTTCCCCGACCGGGGCCGACCGGGATATCGTTTTTCTTCGCGTGGAATATGAAGTCTGAAACCACGAGGAAATACGCTGAGAATCCCATCTTGCAGATGGTGTCAAGCTCCGAGCGGAGACGCTCCCGGTAGGCCTCGTGGTCCTCTTCCGGTATTTCGTTTTCCCGGAGTATTCTCTCGAGATTTTTGCCTGAGATCTCCCGTATGAATTCGTCAAGAGACTTTCCCTCCGGAGGGACGTATTCGGGGAATCTGTACCCGTCGCTTTTGAATTCGAAGTCGCAGCGCTCAGAAATTCTCACCGCCTCTTCAAGCGCGTCCTCAAAGCCCTCCATGTCACGGGCCATTTCCTCCCTTGTCTTAACGTAGAAGTCATCGCTTTGGAACCTCATTCTTTTCTGGTCCGCCACCATGCTCCCTGTCTGGATGCACAGAAGTGCGTCGTGCGACTTGTAGTCCTCCCTGGTGAGAAAATGGCAGTCGTTGGTAGCGGCGAGCTTTATGCCGAGGCGCTCGCCGATTCTTCGAAGACCCCGGTTGATCCTGCGCTGCTCCTCAAGAGCGATTGCCTGGACTTCAAGATAGTAGCGGTCTCCGAATATCTCCTTGTAGATCGAAGCGATTTTTGTCTGTTCCTTTAAGTCCTTTTTGAAAATTGCCTGGGAAAGTTCACTGCTCATGCACCCGGAGAGGACTATGAGTCCCTCGTTGTGCTCAGCCAGCATCTCGTGGTCAACGCGCGGGCGGCGGTAAAAACCTTCGAAGTATCCCTTAGTTACGAGCCTTGAGAGGTTCCTGTATCCCTGCTCGTTCATGCAGAGCACGGTCAGGTGGTAGTTTTTTCCGTCAGAAGGCTTCTCAAGCTTGAGAGTGGGGGTTACGTAGAGCTCGCATCCTATTATGGGCTTTACGCCCCCGGCTTTTGCTTTTTCGAAAAACTCGTAGGCGCCGAAGAGATTTCCGTGATCGGTGACTGCGACGGCGG from Candidatus Dadabacteria bacterium harbors:
- a CDS encoding scavenger receptor cysteine-rich domain-containing protein; translated protein: MKTALLGKLGNRLGNRGNHLIRIGSKAARALDVSRVFVVAAGFLFGLWLMGAPAEVNTQETVSDGDLRLVDITTGEVVSLIVTPAPSGRLEIFDDPDGDGAGEWKGICDDGLETLGREEDNNIRVVGRQEAEVACRQLGFSGGTPLTKLAVPDDAAGDGEAPLEYYLLDDLECSGSEARIFGEDKCKHLQRGENNCGADEAFGVACEAATSNNDAVGQIAVRGTETKTGVTVAADHSGITDEDGKPAEEGSFAYQWIRVDVAYNETEIPSATSSTYVFQSIDEENWVKVRIRFTDDEDNSEEVTSFEVGPIYPDLPDGSLRLISTTDTSTGETSGSSSGMLEIFDNETKQWKGICDDGWGTEEAEVACRQLGLSGGTAETNIIRIGLPPLLFLLDDVDCGGTETMLFECGHAGFGVSDCTSWEYAGVTCEAVSDSQ
- the ispE gene encoding 4-(cytidine 5'-diphospho)-2-C-methyl-D-erythritol kinase — encoded protein: MSFVKLLSPAKVNLFLRILGKRPDGYHDLQSLVQPVSLFDEISLSVESGEGVSLFSSGREMSSGSDNLAVAACRLYLDSASTRKKVSVGVKKNIPLGAGLGGGSSNAAAVLVGLNRVLRNFADRDLLRMAASLGADVPFFIRCTSSFVEGAGEEVTVLSDFPLLHYVILFPGKGLSTGEVYDKLELPEQPPEGVDPAFLVERFRDGFPLENGLEDAACGILPDILSFKEIFRSLGASFVLVSGSGSSVFSVFRERGEAEEIYEYLRTSSQFDVFLAQGISGWHFLAD
- the dnaE gene encoding DNA polymerase III subunit alpha; this translates as MADSFVHLHLHSQYSLLDGSIKFDELIERAESHSMPAVAVTDHGNLFGAYEFFEKAKAGGVKPIIGCELYVTPTLKLEKPSDGKNYHLTVLCMNEQGYRNLSRLVTKGYFEGFYRRPRVDHEMLAEHNEGLIVLSGCMSSELSQAIFKKDLKEQTKIASIYKEIFGDRYYLEVQAIALEEQRRINRGLRRIGERLGIKLAATNDCHFLTREDYKSHDALLCIQTGSMVADQKRMRFQSDDFYVKTREEMARDMEGFEDALEEAVRISERCDFEFKSDGYRFPEYVPPEGKSLDEFIREISGKNLERILRENEIPEEDHEAYRERLRSELDTICKMGFSAYFLVVSDFIFHAKKNDIPVGPGRGSAAGSLVAYALGITAMDPIRHNLIFERFLNPERVSMPDIDVDFCGEHRDELIRYVTEKYGADKVAQIGTFGTMSSKAVIKDVGRVMGLAYSEVDRLSKLVPSFRGKVFSIEEAVNRVKEIKERLSENKQLAEVVELARSLENMVRHSSTHAAGVVISNEPLADYIPLYKGSKNEIVTQFDMSSIEKLGYVKFDFLGLKTLTIIDKAVKYVRENEKEFDLDKVPLDDPKVYALLREGATMGIFQVESSGMKDLLARLRPTEFEDITAALALYRPGPLDSGMAEEFTRRKGGEKVDFPHPALQEILGETYGLFVYQEQIMQTASELAGFTMGEADLLRRAMGKKKSSEMRAQRKRFLTGAEKKGIEPKKAAELFDTLEKFAEYSFNKSHSAAYAMITYQTAYLKAHYPAEFMAAFMSVEANNMDKVISGITECRKLGIDVLQPDINRSSSGFTVSEGKIRFGFTAIKYVGDSLTEEIVSSREKDGEFESVFDFCARVDSRKLNRKAFESLIRGGAFDSLESNRARLFASCESLLGYNSIKQHTSANGQGMLFDLPNSVAAPTLAEREPWDNRIRIENELDVLGFFISSHPLQKYSSELEKYSLLHDAESIKQAKDGSEVRIAGVVRSIEIKNTKKGTSLIGYLTLEDLNGLTEAIVFNDTLQKSRVLLEQKVEPIIVKGRVEVSDEKIRLLASDISSLKEARTNSAVCISISSESASEQSILSLREILEKFPGGSTVIIDMKTDHSEAVLRVGNCKVDFGDELIENVEGLLGEGAVTLRESSFA
- a CDS encoding AAA family ATPase, producing the protein MPRNSLKGLNSSQIEAVTHGEGPLLVLAGPGSGKTRVIAHRIAYLINDLSVSLGEILAVTFTNKAAAEMKKRAEELAGEWTSGIWIGTFHSICLRILKMEVDFLEDYTKDFVVYDQDDQLGLLKSCMKELDYGESLFSPKGVLSEFDAVENRGDVSFRDDFYGRALRELYDFYKDELVKRNAMTFNDLLLQANRLLSENEGVRVRYQDRFSHVLVDEYQDTNVSQYRFAKILSQRHRNLFVVGDDSQSIYGWRGADINNILNFERDFPGARVVKLERNYRSTSTILGIANSVIKKNLGRKGKNLWTENPAGEKVVVFKAGDNSDEARFVAERVSHLVESGNFTWGDVAVFYRANFQSRVIEEGLSAQRIAYRIVSGVGFYQRAEIKDIIAYLRLIQNPRDNVSFERIVNVPPRKIGEVTLRKLREISGIGGFALMDAIEYCQKQELLSGQALRALSRFLDMIREFGSVAQDQPAAKVISTLLERTGYLDYLGKEHHRMENVKELLNAAEGLGEMTLSDFLDLVLLATDEDRGDSGGEKVSLMTIHAAKGLEFPVVFVVGVNEGLLPHQRSMDSLEGLEEERRLFYVAVTRAKRLLHVSYASSRATSGGVYGARRSLFLDDLPPEYVVYESRRKDFSGSESDSYSDLPPEKPSREPEDADCSLRPGQKVTHTIFGPGVVKRIDGKGNEAVVTVVFSVSGVKKILASYLTA
- a CDS encoding metal-binding protein: MKYRKNKIKTEHSIIKGLRRFLEDNISDLDYVTGIIPGEIKVGRATGERLAVSYKYSTRSGAKLIARSGTSVQEVFIITNNPEELKTVIELSGK
- a CDS encoding YdiU family protein, translated to MRKITDLRFENAYAELPPEFYQKKDPLPFQKPHMVAFNGNLATELGVDPSEGQNPLAAEYLCGKRSLAGADPLAMYYAGWQFGVYNPHLGDGRALLLGQIIDERGRRWDLHLKGCGATRFSRGFDGRATLKSSIREYLGSEALHHLGIPSTRALCIVGSTEKIERETKEPAAMMLRVAETHVRFGSFEGFYHLGQEENIRILADYVIARHYPEIPRRTKEGYGLFLRAVAERTASTIAKWQAFGFTHGVMNTDNMSITGLTLDYGPYGFLEMFDRDYVPNHSDHFGRYSYANQPAIARWNLEKFVKCLDALVDEKQAQNAIEAYNKTFSATYRDLMLRKFGFEEEKKESLRFIEKTLGMLAESDTDYHIFLRNISDVGCDGSFGENPWLKELSETSEKWRQWFSEYAGELRENSLPDHERKELMDSVNPKYVLRNYLMETAIKEALEQENYSEIEKVRKIFENPFSDQPEHESYAAPSPEWAKDLVVSCLS